The following are encoded together in the Triticum dicoccoides isolate Atlit2015 ecotype Zavitan chromosome 6B, WEW_v2.0, whole genome shotgun sequence genome:
- the LOC119320384 gene encoding uncharacterized protein LOC119320384, producing the protein MEETAAVTAATETVTAAETGTPEKSSYRYWVRQATGEAAPPAVPRKLDPSAANGSGGNPNALGSVWNQAGTWEEKNLNSWANGRIKDLLGSLGSLDFSTGKASIDQVSKCSGDAFLVTVRNKKRVGYNYELSLRFKGEWLVKEEKKKVTGHIDIPEFSFGELDDLEAEVRFTDTLEWDDKSRICKDVKLFLPPIKEKLRTFELELKDR; encoded by the exons GGCGACGGAGACCGTGACGGCGGCGGAGACGGGGACGCCGGAGAAGTCGTCTTACAGGTACTGGGTGCGGCAGGCCACGGGCGAGGCGGCGCCTCCCGCCGTCCCGCGCAAGCTCGACCCCTCCGCCGCCAACGGCAGCGGCGGCAACCCCAACGCCCTCGGCTCCGTCTGGAATCAG GCTGGAACATGGGAGGAGAAGAACCTCAATTCATGGGCTAATGGCAGGATAAAG GATTTGCTGGGTTCTTTAGGTTCACTGGATTTCTCCACGGGGAAGGCATCCATTGATCAAGTGTCCAAATGCTCAGGCGAT GCATTTCTAGTAACGGTCCGCAATAAGAAGAGAGTAGGTTATAATTATGAGCTGAGCTTGAGATTTAAAG GTGAATGGTTAGtcaaggaagagaagaagaaggtcACTGGCCATATAGACATCCCCGAGTTTTCATTTGGTGAGCTTGATGACCTCGAG GCAGAAGTGAGGTTCACCGATACCCTCGAATGGGACGACAAGTCGCGGATCTGCAAGGATGTGAAATTGTTCCTTCCTCCTATAAAGGAGAAGCTGCGGACGTTCGAGCTAGAGCTGAAAGATAGGTAG